A region from the Ptychodera flava strain L36383 chromosome 12, AS_Pfla_20210202, whole genome shotgun sequence genome encodes:
- the LOC139145863 gene encoding uncharacterized protein: protein MSDEMDSSNGRGDSSTDEEDAKMASDLELDPDQPDTASSAPYPWLVTDVEKSSLQEMKEFLSRVRSDETFFHYQMSHCFVTVIEWIKVHSQSDEMSQVSSLLELIDFTCVPADVVVKGFQALMDLCTDGNSIKLMLDVMVYHASKHNQPLAHAHRQVQSHLQERFVIVGGMVLTDRSFQSDVSCFNTTTKRFTKLTDIPEPSFGHGITVLNNFLYIAGGCNYQTVDQPQIVREVHRYDVMTGKWLFASPLLEKRCLFTLDAIDGRLYAVGGRSPRAWHWQQQTPSDILSNTVECYNPKTNQWSYVTPANTPLMLHASAVYGNKLFISGGAEEAGRNRIPVFFLRQQVLGISDMSCYNPGTKTWEALTPMPHGERSGHAMCTFGDSIYVIGGSDSDRNFITKVECYKPDTDTWMSPVTDIPTKITLNGTAVNNDKIYVFGGLKMTTPEGHGEPIFTSNSNVRCYSPSQNMWEDLVQIDSLLTPSGCFLKVPQSVFHTGINTSDTHQRLDSIVQWPPVSASICHQPPPSGQLTEENPAMKKFYENIMVSLRKLFKSSVDSDVVIVVGKERLPAHRAVLAAFSDYFRAMFTGGMLESTNKKQEVELQGIDVEGLKAVLQFIYSAEMTLNHNNFGSILTAASYLQATALLDFCIEFLKDELHEDNFLELVTMTTTYGLLERFTSYEKVIDLFFHMATESEKCSRVHSLTVEQLLLFLQSKFLMSYKALDVFQTVRDWVEHNQDVKTEDVRRLLNCVPFSLLSCEELLQHVQSSDFMMKDTEHAQKLLLSAIRYHAVPYYQHALQSECQDKLHTEEVLLTTGGMQGKDTNIQYMSYFDRVTGKWHNLCEMPIERLAYGVTVLDNFVYIAGGENHNDSDMDPSGCQFTTSTVYRYDVRLDCWHIMASMQDPRTDFFFAALDRRLYAVGGRNSRFMAGINSVECYNPQTNSWSYVSSLPSSLFAMAGTTFRGKLYVSGGCYFHQDLMYSNALLSYDRKADLWTEACAMSPVCPVSWHSMVAMNDKIYVVGGQQLPLETYESMCSYELKCYDPKTDRWTKCKVIPTEEGDDPTAVIAGYRSVSKDGKIYCIHGVLTEETFIVRRQVKCYDSERDVWEEGPEMPQDGYQSLVTVRLPSYMLKKKREEMQMLSVSDRSETDLQENSENMCEADHGVDTDRRLVNTHHAMQLLEGLHGLHSDGLLCDVTMATASTSIPVHNILLTLLSNVQSLDQFQKASEDEDTAEEVMTPLKVESQIEVYELAEPYLNVFVNLLYTGKLPASFQKVGLNEIKAAAKKLNLQVLFDTVMDESELP from the exons ATGTCAGATGAAATGGATTCATCAAATGGAAGAGGTGATTCATCAACTGATGAAGAAGATGCTAAGATGGCAAGTGACCTTGAACTTGACCCAGATCAACCTGATACTGCCAGCTCTGCTCCATATCCGTGGCTAGTGACTGATGTTGAGAAGAGCAGTTTGCAAGagatgaaagaatttttaagtCGTGTCAGAAGTGATGAGACTTTCTTCCATTACCAGATGAGTCACTGTTTTGTGACTGTAATTGAGTGGATTAAAGTCCATTCCCAGTCAGATGAGATGAGTCAAGTGTCTAGCTTGTTAGAACTGATTGACTTCACCTGTGTACCAGCCGATGTTGTAGTCAAGGGCTTCCAAGCGTTGATGGATCTGTGTACTGATGGAAATTCTATCAAGTTGATGTTGGATGTGATGGTATACCATGCTTCCAAACACAACCAGCCACTTGCACATGCACACAGGCAAGTGCAGTCCCATCTACAAGAAAGGTTTGTGATTGTTGGTGGCATGGTTTTGACAGATCGTAGCTTTCAAAGTGATGTCAGCTGTTTCAATACCACTACAAAAAGATTCACCAAACTGACTGACATCCCAGAGCCATCCTTTGGCCATGGTATAACTGTTCTTAATAACTTCCTGTACATAGCAGGAGGTTGTAACTACCAAACAGTGGATCAGCCTCAAATTGTCAGGGAAGTACATCGTTATGATGTCATGACCGGCAAATGGCTGTTTGCTTCACCTTTGCTTGAGAAAAGGTGTCTCTTCACATTAGATGCTATTGATGGGAGGTTGTATGCTGTTGGTGGAAGGAGTCCTAGAGCTTGGCATTGGCAACAACAAACACCCTCCGATATTCTGTCAAATACTGTTGAATGTTACAACCCTAAGACAAATCAATGGAGCTATGTTACACCAGCAAATACACCTCTAATGCTACATGCCAGTGCAGTTTATGGAAACAAACTTTTCATATCTGGAGGAGCTGAAGAAGCCGGCAGGAATAGAATTCCAGTCTTCTTCCTAAGGCAACAAGTACTGGGAATTTCTGACATGAGCTGCTACAATCCTGGAACCAAGACATGGGAAGCTTTGACACCAATGCCACATGGGGAAAGATCAGGACATGCCATGTGTACTTTTGGAGATTCAATTTATGTTATCGGGGGTTCTGACAGTGATCgaaatttcatcacaaaagtTGAATGTTACAAGCCTGACACAGATACCTGGATGTCACCAGTAACAGATATACCAACTAAAATAACCTTGAATGGTACTgctgtcaataatgataaaatctaTGTATTTGGTGGATTAAAGATGACAACACCAGAAGGACATGGTGAGCCTATCTTTACAAGCAATTCAAATGTGAGATGTTACAGCCCATCACAAAATATGTGGGAAGATTTAGTCCAAATAGACAGTCTTCTAACTCCAAGTGGATGTTTCCTGAAAGTGCCCCAGTCAGTCTTTCACACAG GAATCAATACATCAGATACACATCAGAGATTGGATTCCATAGTACAATGGCCACCAGTGTCCGCCTCCATCTGTCATCAACCACCACCCTCTGGCCAACTTACTGAGGAGAACCCTGCAATGAAaaagttttatgaaaacatCATGGTCAGTTTGAGGAAACTGTTCAAATCAAGTGTTGACAGTGATGTTGTGATTGTAGTTGGCAAAGAAAGGCTTCCTGCACACCGAGCAGTTCTTGCAGCATTCAGTGACTACTTCAGAGCCATGTTCACAGGAGGAATGTTGGAAAGCACAAACAAGAAACAGGAAGTAGAGCTGCAAGGCATTGATGTAGAGGGACTGAAAGCTGTGCTGCAGTTCATATACTCAGCTGAAATGACTTTGAATCATAATAACTTTGGGAGCATTCTTACTGCAGCAAGCTACCTCCAAGCGACAGCCCTGCTTGACTTCTGTATCGAATTCCTGAAAGATGAACTCCATGAAGATAACTTTCTAGAACTGGTCACTATGACAACCACCTACGGCTTACTTGAAAGGTTCACCAGTTATGAAAAGGTCATCGACCTCTTCTTTCACATGGCAACAGAAAGTGAGAAATGTTCAAGAGTGCATTCACTGACTGTTGAACAGTTGCTCCTTTTCTTGCAGAGCAAGTTTTTGATGAGTTACAAAGCATTGGATGTGTTCCAAACTGTCAGGGATTGGGTTGAACACAACCAAGATGTCAAAACAGAAGATGTAAGAAGACTTCTCAA TTGTGTACCTTTCAGTTTGCTCAGCTGTGAAGAGCTATTACAACATGTCCAGTCATCTGACTTTATGATGAAGGACACTGAGCATGCTCAGAAACTACTACTATCAGCTATCCGGTACCATGCCGTGCCTTATTACCAACATGCATTGCAGTCAGAGTGTCAAGATAAGTTACATACAGAAGAGGTCCTTCTTACAACAG GAGGAATGCAGGGGAAAGATACCAATATACAGTACATGAGTTATTTTGACAGAGTTACTGGTAAATGGCACAATCTCTGCGAGATGCCCATTGAGAGATTGGCATATGGAGTGACTGTGCTTGACAACTTTGTTTACATTGCCGGTGGAGAGAACCATAATGACTCAGACATGGACCCTAGTGGATGTCAGTTTACCACGTCAACGGTCTATCGTTATGATGTCAGACTTGACTGTTGGCACATCATGGCTTCCATGCAAGATCCAAGGACTGATTTCTTCTTTGCAGCCTTGGACAGACGATTGTATGCGGTTGGTGGTAGGAACAGTAGATTCATGGCTGGTATTAACTCTGTGGAATGTTACAACCCACAAACTAATTCTTGGTCATATGTGTCTTCCTTGCCATCATCACTATTCGCAATGGCTGGAACTACATTCAGAGGAAAACTCTATGTCAGTGGTGGATGCTATTTTCATCAAGATCTCATGTACTCTAATGCCCTTCTCAGCTATGACCGCAAAGCTGACCTTTGGACTGAGGCATGTGCTATGTCACCAGTATGTCCTGTATCTTGGCATAGCATGGTGGCCATGAATGACAAGATTTACGTGGTTGGTGGCCAGCAATTGCCACTTGAGACATATGAAAGCATGTGCTCCTATGAACTGAAATGTTACGACCCAAAGACTGACCGCTGGACAAAATGCAAGGTCATTCCAACAGAAGAAGGAGATGACCCTACAGCAGTCATAGCAGGTTACAGGAGTGTTTCCAAAGATGGGAAAATCTACTGCATCCATGGTGTGCTCACTGAAGAAACATTCATCGTCAGAAGACAAGTGAAATGTTATGACAGTGAAAGGGACGTTTGGGAAGAAGGGCCTGAAATGCCACAAGATGGATATCAGTCTTTAGTCACAGTACGGTTGCCAAGTTACATGTTGAAGAAGAAGAGAGAAGAAATGCAGATGTTGTCAG TTTCAGATAGATCAGAGACAGACCTGCAGGAAAATTCAGAGAACATGTGTGAAGCTGATCATGGGGTTGATACAGACAGAAGATTAGTCAATACCCATCATGCAATGCAACTTTTGGAAGGTCTGCATGGACTCCATTCTGATGGTCTTCTGTGTGAtgtcaccatggcaactgcATCAACAAGCATACCCGTTCACAATATACTGTTGACTCTCCTAAGCAATGTGCAAAGCTTGGATCAATTCCAAAAGG CTTCTGAAGATGAGGACACAGCTGAAGAAGTAATGACACCATTGAAAGTTGAAAGTCAAATTGAAGTTTATGAGTTGGCAGAGCCGTACCTTAATGTTTTTGTCAATCTACTGTACACTGGAAAACTACCAGCTTCTTTCCAGAAAGTTGGTTTGAATGAGATCAAAGCAGCTGCTAAGAAACTGAATCTTCAGGTTCTTTTTGATACGGTGATGGATGAGTCTGAATTACCATAA